In one window of Scyliorhinus canicula chromosome 17, sScyCan1.1, whole genome shotgun sequence DNA:
- the LOC119951748 gene encoding gastrula zinc finger protein XlCGF49.1-like produces KPFTCSQCEKGFTQLSSLRSHQQVHTGERPFTCSVCGTGFTRLCNLQSHQRVHTGERPFTCSVCGTGFTRLSNLRVHQRVHTGERPFTCSQCGKGFSELSNLRVHERVHTGERPFTCSDCGRRFSKSSNMVSHQRLHTRERPFTCSECGKGFSDSSSRLSHQRIHSKESHSPSPSMGWDSLDQPTCSNTSEFTLGRGHSPAPSWGRDSLG; encoded by the coding sequence aagccgttcacctgctctcagtgtgagaagggtttcactcagttatccagcctgcggtcgcaccagcaagttcacactggggagaggccgttcacctgctcagtgtgtgggacagGATTCACTCGGTTGTGTaacttgcagtcacaccagcgagtccacactggggagaggccattcacctgctcagtgtgtgggacagGATTCACTCGGTTGTCCAACCTGCGGGtacaccagcgagtccacaccggggagaggccgttcacctgctcccagtgcgggaagggattcagtgagttatccaacctgcgggtccacgagcgagttcacactggggagaggccattcacctgctcggactgtgggaggagattcTCCAAATCATCCAACATGGTGTCACACCAACGacttcacaccagggagaggccgttcacctgctctgagtgtgggaagggattcagcgaTTCATCCTCCCGGctgtcacaccagcgaattcacagtaAGGAGAGCCATTCACCATCTCCAAGTATGGGCTGGGATTCACTCGATCAACCTACCTGCTCAAACACCAGCGAAtttacactggggagaggccattcacctgctccgagttgGGGAAGGGATTCTCTCGGTTAA